In Halorhabdus tiamatea SARL4B, a genomic segment contains:
- a CDS encoding ISH6 family transposase: protein MHATIDVRLTVSIDDDKTIPLATLAEFITDQNIESVLLEGLVESLDAARVEALCGEKHAHGNGDQRYQRAGTDTRTAVTTAGEHEFDLHYVEDTAADHDEPSYFRPVEDVLSFDGENRYQQDIAAKSVDLATSLSYRDAADHGDGILSEMPSPTTINRRAREYGSKLKQFLPDCVADTDADAVIPDATKCHSQDDDRSYHSVQATLGKDTAEESRSLLDLSVNADWDETAADLDDIDAVTDDATVVSDAEEGMVTAFTDENRNHQLDLVHVGRTLDYNLWDDGVFSLDRRNEIVSEVIDEVFHLKNSVAKHRPEEEFAAIRERIARTTERIEKTAWQLDQYGSEKAAGYLRRWVPSIVTFAEQAVEGFEVPWTSNPVERLMGEVSKRCKNQWMRWTTEGLEAILQLRLVKYADPEHYQAFLDELLQRSTKTAMSCDLSIESTRGKL from the coding sequence ATGCACGCCACAATCGACGTGCGGTTGACCGTTAGCATCGACGACGACAAAACGATACCGCTGGCCACGCTTGCCGAGTTCATCACCGATCAGAACATCGAATCAGTTCTTCTCGAAGGACTCGTCGAGAGCCTCGACGCGGCTCGCGTCGAGGCGCTCTGTGGTGAAAAACACGCCCACGGCAACGGTGACCAGCGCTACCAACGCGCCGGTACCGATACCCGCACGGCCGTCACAACCGCCGGTGAGCACGAATTCGACCTTCACTACGTCGAAGATACCGCCGCTGACCACGACGAACCCAGCTACTTCCGCCCCGTCGAAGATGTTCTTAGCTTCGACGGAGAAAACCGTTATCAGCAGGACATTGCGGCCAAGAGCGTCGATCTCGCTACCTCGCTCAGCTATCGTGACGCCGCTGACCACGGCGACGGCATCCTCTCGGAGATGCCGTCGCCGACCACGATCAACCGCCGCGCCAGAGAATACGGCAGCAAGCTCAAACAGTTCCTTCCAGACTGTGTCGCTGACACAGACGCTGATGCGGTTATTCCTGACGCCACGAAGTGTCACAGTCAAGACGACGACCGCTCGTACCACTCCGTCCAAGCCACGCTCGGCAAAGATACTGCCGAGGAGTCCCGCTCCCTGCTGGATCTCTCGGTCAACGCTGACTGGGACGAGACAGCCGCCGACCTCGACGACATCGACGCAGTCACTGACGACGCGACGGTCGTCAGTGACGCTGAGGAGGGTATGGTCACGGCCTTTACCGACGAAAATCGCAATCACCAACTTGATCTCGTCCACGTCGGCCGAACACTGGACTACAACCTCTGGGACGACGGCGTGTTCTCCTTGGATCGACGAAACGAGATCGTCTCGGAGGTGATCGACGAGGTGTTCCATCTGAAGAATTCGGTCGCCAAGCACCGGCCGGAAGAGGAGTTCGCGGCGATCCGCGAGCGGATCGCGCGAACGACCGAGCGTATCGAGAAGACAGCGTGGCAGTTGGATCAGTACGGGTCAGAGAAGGCTGCGGGGTATCTTCGGCGGTGGGTGCCGTCGATCGTGACGTTTGCCGAGCAGGCTGTCGAGGGGTTCGAGGTGCCGTGGACCTCGAACCCCGTCGAACGGCTGATGGGCGAAGTCAGCAAGCGATGCAAGAACCAGTGGATGCGCTGGACAACGGAGGGATTAGAGGCGATACTCCAGCTTCGGCTGGTGAAGTACGCTGATCCAGAGCACTACCAGGCGTTCCTTGATGAACTGCTCCAGCGATCGACCAAAACAGCAATGAGCTGTGACCTCTCAATTGAGAGTACCAGAGGCAAACTCTAG
- a CDS encoding helix-turn-helix transcriptional regulator, which produces MREAIDPPLLNSIARRATLLQEIREENMDKNDLESSLDISRSTIDRAIRHLRNENVLDYQDGKYVLTQYGLLALDAYQNLCEIYKKISEARPLFQTFDPRPPLELSEIYNSDIILSKQHAPHAPIDRLECLLNGCDSIIGFSPVLLPIFQQLFYNHIIDKGVETELVLDDNVVKHLLTSSPSEFQEVLEAKHTDVHKTERTPNYGVIIIDEKWVWVGIYDSHGGLKGAIVNNNYSLLEWATDTIDRFRSQGKRVPP; this is translated from the coding sequence ATGCGCGAAGCGATTGACCCCCCGCTTCTCAATAGTATCGCCCGACGTGCCACGCTTCTTCAAGAAATTCGTGAAGAGAATATGGATAAAAATGACCTTGAATCTTCTTTAGACATCTCAAGATCAACCATAGATCGTGCGATCCGTCACCTTAGGAACGAAAATGTCCTTGACTATCAAGATGGAAAGTATGTACTAACTCAATATGGGCTACTTGCACTTGACGCATATCAAAATCTATGTGAAATATACAAGAAAATTTCCGAAGCAAGACCACTTTTCCAAACATTCGATCCCAGACCACCACTCGAATTATCGGAAATATATAATTCTGACATTATCTTATCTAAACAACATGCGCCCCATGCACCAATCGATCGACTAGAATGTCTGTTGAATGGATGTGATTCAATTATTGGTTTTTCCCCGGTTTTGTTGCCAATATTTCAGCAACTATTCTATAACCATATTATAGATAAAGGTGTAGAAACTGAGCTGGTTTTAGATGATAATGTTGTTAAACATCTCCTTACTTCATCTCCGTCAGAATTTCAGGAAGTACTTGAGGCTAAACACACAGATGTGCATAAAACTGAGAGAACTCCTAATTATGGAGTGATAATTATTGATGAAAAATGGGTTTGGGTTGGGATATATGATAGCCATGGAGGACTGAAAGGAGCGATTGTTAATAATAACTATTCATTACTTGAATGGGCAACGGACACCATTGATAGATTCAGATCACAGGGAAAACGGGTTCCTCCATGA
- a CDS encoding outer membrane protein assembly factor BamB family protein codes for MSLATVISGCSVLSRGSEQIDWTTDSMNDDIASPPVLGDDRVYVAVSEGDVLALDANSGEVDWQRPWNEFMATPVMSDGRLVSRTRWGDLVCLDAATGAVEWKRSMPSAGGTLPPPVVEDGTVYTVTSEDSRAVSLEDGEIRWQQSFSEAQSADASDIVANGRPLVSDGVLYQKTGPTDGGEFSALDATSGEVLWTATTDTQEARYSIRYSPAVDSSHVFVGTEGGTLHAFDRDTGDEAFTIEVDGPTTSPTIADGRLFFGSGPTAAPSTLYAVNPADGSEHWSRSVYGTQWYANPTVSDGTVYIGHWAGDGPDKPPRVVGFDVASGAEIGAIPVGANVTAKLTVDDEHVYAPAGNRLAAINVTAFRG; via the coding sequence ATGTCACTTGCTACCGTGATAAGTGGGTGTTCGGTTCTCAGCCGCGGGTCCGAGCAGATTGACTGGACAACAGATAGTATGAATGATGATATAGCATCACCACCCGTACTCGGAGACGACCGTGTCTATGTCGCTGTCTCTGAAGGAGATGTTCTTGCGCTTGATGCCAACAGCGGCGAGGTGGACTGGCAGCGGCCCTGGAACGAGTTCATGGCCACCCCTGTCATGTCGGACGGTCGTCTCGTTTCCAGAACGAGATGGGGTGATCTAGTCTGTCTCGATGCGGCTACAGGCGCAGTCGAGTGGAAACGATCGATGCCATCCGCCGGCGGGACCCTACCACCGCCAGTGGTTGAAGACGGGACTGTCTATACTGTCACTTCCGAGGACAGTCGTGCAGTATCACTAGAGGACGGCGAGATCCGTTGGCAACAGTCGTTTTCGGAAGCCCAATCAGCCGACGCGAGTGATATTGTGGCCAATGGCAGGCCGCTCGTGTCCGATGGTGTCCTCTATCAGAAGACTGGGCCCACTGACGGCGGGGAATTCAGCGCCCTCGATGCTACGAGCGGCGAGGTCCTGTGGACGGCTACGACGGATACACAGGAGGCCAGGTACAGCATTCGGTACTCGCCAGCTGTCGATTCCTCGCACGTGTTTGTGGGCACGGAAGGCGGCACGCTTCACGCGTTCGACCGCGACACTGGCGACGAAGCGTTCACCATCGAGGTCGACGGCCCGACGACATCTCCGACAATCGCCGACGGTCGCCTGTTTTTCGGGTCAGGGCCGACAGCAGCCCCAAGCACACTCTATGCCGTTAATCCAGCCGATGGCTCTGAGCACTGGAGCCGATCAGTGTACGGGACTCAGTGGTATGCAAACCCGACGGTGAGCGATGGCACGGTATATATCGGTCACTGGGCCGGGGACGGTCCGGACAAACCGCCGCGTGTCGTCGGATTCGATGTGGCCTCGGGAGCGGAAATCGGGGCGATCCCGGTGGGTGCGAACGTGACTGCGAAGCTCACAGTCGATGACGAACACGTATACGCTCCGGCAGGAAACCGACTTGCAGCGATCAATGTGACCGCATTCCGGGGATGA
- the rqcH gene encoding ribosome rescue protein RqcH gives MDRKRELTSVDCAALAGELRAFVGAYHEKSYLYDDDLLRLKLSGPNFGRIELLIEVDDPKRVHTVAPERVPDAPERPPNFAMMLRNRLEGAQLASVEQFEFDRILQLRFERSDDHTTIIAELFGDGNLAVLDETDTVIDSLETVRLQSRTVTPGSRYEFPSARFNPLTVEYETFVERMRQSDADVVRTLATQLNFGGLYGEELCSRAGVSYNQAIEETTDVEFEALYDAVSDLSERLREGDLDPRLYVEADDQETPVDVTPVPLVEYEDKPSEAFDSFNDALEEYFLGLEQEPDEEETGSNRPGFEAEIEKQKRIIAQQEGAIEDFEEEAAAEREKAELLYANYDLVDEVLSTIQDARAADTPWAEIEETLSAGKDQGIPAAEAVSDVDGSEGTVTVQIDDHRIELDADTGVEKNADRLYQEAKRIEDKKAGAKEAIENTREQLEAVKQRREAWEASDGNDGGDGSGDTDEDDQEDIDWLARESIPIRTSEEWYEHFRWFHTSDGFLVIGGRNADQNEELVKKYLDRGDLFFHTQAHGAPATILKATGPSEAPPDDISIPESSREEAAQFAISYSTLWKDGKYAGDVYCVEHDQVTKTPESGEYLEKGSFAIRGERTYYDDTPVGVAVGITCEPETRVIGGPPSAISGQAETAIEVEPGRYAQNDIAKRLYREFKGRFADDTFVRKVASPDLIQEFLPAGGSRMVGE, from the coding sequence ATGGACCGCAAGCGGGAACTCACCAGCGTGGACTGTGCCGCACTCGCCGGGGAACTCCGGGCGTTCGTCGGCGCGTACCACGAGAAATCCTATCTCTACGACGACGATCTGCTTCGCCTCAAGCTGAGCGGCCCGAACTTCGGTCGGATCGAGTTACTGATCGAAGTCGACGATCCCAAACGCGTGCACACGGTCGCCCCGGAGCGAGTCCCGGACGCGCCCGAGCGCCCGCCGAACTTCGCGATGATGCTGCGAAATCGACTCGAGGGCGCACAGCTCGCGAGTGTCGAGCAGTTCGAGTTCGACCGCATCCTCCAGCTTCGCTTCGAGCGGAGCGACGACCACACGACGATCATCGCCGAGCTGTTCGGCGACGGCAATCTCGCCGTCCTCGACGAGACCGACACCGTCATCGATTCTCTGGAGACCGTCCGGCTCCAGTCCCGGACGGTCACGCCGGGCTCGCGATACGAATTCCCGTCGGCACGGTTCAACCCACTCACCGTCGAGTACGAGACTTTCGTCGAGCGAATGCGCCAGTCAGACGCCGACGTGGTCCGGACGCTCGCCACCCAGCTCAACTTCGGCGGGCTCTACGGCGAGGAACTCTGCTCGCGGGCCGGCGTTTCCTACAATCAGGCCATCGAGGAGACCACCGACGTGGAGTTCGAGGCGCTGTACGACGCCGTCAGCGATCTCTCCGAACGCCTCCGCGAGGGCGATCTCGACCCGCGACTCTACGTCGAGGCCGACGACCAGGAGACGCCCGTCGACGTGACGCCGGTGCCGCTGGTCGAGTACGAAGACAAGCCGAGCGAGGCCTTCGACTCGTTCAACGACGCCCTCGAGGAGTATTTCCTCGGCTTAGAACAGGAACCCGACGAGGAAGAAACGGGTTCGAATCGACCCGGCTTCGAAGCGGAGATCGAGAAACAAAAGCGGATCATCGCCCAGCAGGAGGGGGCCATCGAGGACTTCGAGGAGGAAGCCGCGGCCGAACGCGAGAAGGCCGAACTCCTCTATGCGAACTACGACCTCGTCGACGAGGTCCTTTCGACGATCCAGGACGCCAGAGCGGCCGACACTCCCTGGGCGGAGATCGAGGAAACGCTTTCGGCCGGCAAGGACCAGGGGATCCCGGCCGCCGAGGCCGTCAGCGACGTCGACGGCAGCGAGGGGACGGTCACGGTGCAGATCGACGACCACCGGATCGAACTCGACGCCGATACCGGTGTCGAAAAGAACGCAGACCGCCTCTACCAGGAGGCAAAGCGCATCGAGGACAAGAAGGCCGGTGCGAAGGAAGCGATCGAGAACACCCGCGAGCAACTCGAAGCCGTCAAACAACGGCGCGAGGCGTGGGAGGCCAGCGACGGGAACGATGGTGGCGACGGGAGCGGAGACACCGACGAGGACGACCAGGAGGACATCGACTGGCTCGCCCGCGAGTCGATCCCTATCCGGACGAGCGAGGAGTGGTACGAACACTTCCGGTGGTTCCACACGAGCGATGGTTTCCTCGTGATCGGCGGTCGGAACGCCGACCAGAACGAGGAACTCGTCAAGAAGTACCTCGATCGGGGCGACCTGTTCTTCCACACCCAGGCCCACGGCGCGCCGGCGACGATCCTGAAGGCGACCGGACCGAGCGAGGCCCCGCCGGACGACATCTCGATCCCTGAGTCCAGTCGCGAGGAGGCTGCCCAGTTCGCCATCTCCTACTCGACGCTCTGGAAGGACGGGAAATATGCCGGTGACGTCTACTGCGTCGAACACGATCAGGTCACCAAGACGCCCGAGAGCGGCGAGTACTTAGAGAAGGGGAGTTTCGCCATCCGGGGCGAGCGGACCTACTACGACGACACCCCGGTCGGCGTGGCCGTCGGGATCACCTGCGAACCCGAGACGCGCGTGATTGGCGGCCCGCCGAGCGCGATTTCGGGGCAGGCAGAGACTGCGATCGAGGTCGAGCCGGGCCGGTACGCCCAGAACGACATCGCCAAGCGACTCTATCGGGAGTTCAAGGGCCGGTTCGCCGACGATACCTTCGTCCGAAAAGTCGCCAGCCCGGATTTGATCCAGGAGTTCCTGCCGGCGGGTGGCAGCCGGATGGTCGGGGAGTGA
- a CDS encoding carotenoid biosynthesis protein has translation MVEWVYPAFTLFGALIFGLALSHAWPDRRRTTMVVSGLAYGLLLEQLTILAYDAYSYPVGEYLVTLADVPLAIGLLWASVLYAGYVTARNGGLTGIAAALFVALFALHVDLAIDAVAIRVPYWEWGRWGEWFGVPLGNFVGWFWVAVAYGGWWWFVERQWPDLSRMATGAAVVGGVVVPTGGLMVALAVYDVLVFPTAGLLVGTAGTVALAIAIVMRAGWQPHAPPTPIAAIPVVTHVFFLGVALWLGYGQPLIAMGLVMLSVSVLVHLPPEPLDRLRNA, from the coding sequence ATGGTCGAGTGGGTCTACCCCGCGTTCACGCTTTTTGGCGCGCTGATCTTCGGGCTGGCACTGTCCCACGCCTGGCCCGACCGACGTCGAACGACGATGGTCGTGTCCGGACTGGCCTACGGGCTACTCTTAGAGCAGTTGACGATCCTCGCCTACGACGCCTACAGCTATCCCGTCGGGGAGTACCTCGTCACGCTGGCCGATGTGCCGCTGGCGATCGGCTTGCTGTGGGCATCCGTCCTCTACGCTGGCTATGTGACCGCGCGGAACGGTGGACTGACCGGAATCGCGGCCGCGCTGTTCGTCGCACTGTTCGCATTGCACGTCGACCTGGCGATCGACGCCGTCGCGATCCGCGTCCCCTACTGGGAATGGGGCCGATGGGGCGAATGGTTCGGCGTCCCGCTTGGCAACTTCGTTGGCTGGTTCTGGGTCGCCGTCGCCTACGGGGGCTGGTGGTGGTTCGTCGAACGTCAGTGGCCGGATCTCAGCCGGATGGCCACTGGGGCGGCCGTCGTCGGTGGCGTCGTCGTGCCGACAGGTGGGCTGATGGTGGCCCTGGCAGTGTACGACGTCCTGGTGTTCCCGACAGCGGGGCTCCTCGTCGGGACCGCCGGGACCGTGGCGCTGGCGATTGCCATCGTGATGCGAGCGGGCTGGCAGCCCCACGCCCCGCCGACACCGATCGCTGCGATTCCTGTCGTCACGCACGTGTTCTTTCTCGGCGTCGCCCTGTGGCTCGGGTACGGACAGCCACTGATCGCCATGGGCCTCGTCATGCTCTCGGTCTCCGTGCTCGTCCACCTGCCGCCCGAACCGCTCGACCGGCTTCGAAACGCGTGA
- a CDS encoding mRNA surveillance protein pelota, producing MRIAERERVEGGRERLTLVPESLDDLWHLTYVIEPGDRVAGDTTRRIQRNDDQMRDTGGEREHIWAALEVDDIEFARFADRLRVSGVIADCSREDQLGQHHTINVEQHDEIDVEKDWKPDQLDRIEEAVEATDVPDVAIVTVEEGQAYVHTVAQYGTEERASISGPTGKGEYARPREELFGELTEVLKRTDADAIILAGPGFTKQDALEYIQDEAPDVADSIRTVDTSAVGDRGVHEVLKRGAVEDVQEETRIAEEATLIDELMERIATGAKVSYGPNSVAEAAEYGAIEHLLVLDEPLRRARDEGDQWDIDVDRVIERTEQQGGDVTVFSREFDPGQQLSNLGGIAALLRYRLE from the coding sequence ATGCGCATCGCCGAGCGGGAGCGCGTCGAGGGCGGGCGCGAGCGCCTGACGCTCGTCCCCGAGAGCCTCGACGACCTCTGGCATCTCACCTACGTGATCGAGCCGGGCGATCGGGTCGCTGGCGATACGACCCGACGTATCCAGCGCAACGACGACCAGATGCGGGACACGGGTGGCGAGCGAGAACACATCTGGGCGGCCCTCGAGGTCGACGACATCGAGTTCGCCCGGTTCGCCGATCGCCTCCGGGTCAGCGGCGTGATCGCCGACTGCTCGCGGGAGGACCAACTCGGGCAGCATCACACGATCAACGTCGAGCAACACGACGAAATCGATGTCGAGAAGGACTGGAAGCCCGACCAGCTGGATCGGATCGAGGAGGCGGTCGAGGCGACCGACGTCCCCGACGTGGCGATTGTCACCGTCGAGGAGGGCCAGGCCTACGTCCACACGGTCGCCCAGTACGGGACCGAGGAACGCGCCTCGATCTCGGGGCCGACCGGGAAGGGGGAGTACGCCCGTCCGCGCGAGGAGTTGTTCGGGGAACTCACGGAGGTCCTGAAGCGAACTGACGCCGACGCGATCATCCTCGCCGGGCCGGGGTTCACCAAACAGGACGCCCTGGAGTACATCCAGGACGAGGCCCCGGACGTGGCCGACTCGATCCGAACGGTCGATACCAGCGCTGTCGGCGATCGGGGCGTCCACGAAGTGCTCAAACGTGGCGCGGTCGAGGACGTCCAGGAAGAGACTCGCATCGCCGAGGAGGCGACGCTGATCGACGAGTTGATGGAACGGATCGCGACGGGCGCGAAAGTATCCTACGGTCCGAATTCGGTGGCCGAAGCGGCCGAGTACGGCGCAATCGAGCACTTGCTCGTTCTGGACGAACCGCTCCGGCGGGCACGTGACGAGGGCGACCAGTGGGACATCGACGTCGATCGCGTCATCGAGCGGACCGAACAGCAGGGCGGCGACGTAACGGTATTTTCACGCGAGTTCGACCCCGGTCAGCAACTTTCGAACCTCGGCGGAATCGCCGCGCTGTTGCGCTACCGCCTCGAGTGA
- a CDS encoding sensor histidine kinase, with the protein MSFEKQPDFASQVADLNRYGQALNSCESVDEVVSLTLEAVSLLFDFPYATFVEVRNGDPEIADSTNPNLDPEETATDVVSRAIETGETVRQTGPAAGATDNSDVTATLAVPASIVDEVIVVLVTRATSTDEIGAEHAEPLEILASHAATAISNIRSREELERARQDLETRKEMIELYDRLLRHDLGNDLQVITGFTDFVADNVEDDDTVEYVERIQRAAEDAADLVERVGDLVSTLEEADEPEPKPLRRELEETVEGVDTQYDDLVVEFDPGDFEYQVYGGDLLDSVFTNILSNAAIHNDDPVTVSIYPEQPDPGTVVVGFADDGDGVAEEVRDEIFEMGRKGPESDGTGLGLGFVRALTESYGGTVELRESGSGGADFRVVLDRA; encoded by the coding sequence ATGTCCTTCGAGAAACAGCCAGATTTCGCCAGCCAGGTCGCCGATCTGAACCGGTACGGGCAAGCGCTCAACAGCTGTGAAAGCGTCGACGAGGTCGTCTCGCTCACGCTGGAAGCGGTGTCACTACTGTTTGACTTTCCCTACGCGACGTTCGTAGAGGTCCGCAACGGTGACCCGGAGATCGCCGACAGTACGAACCCGAACCTCGATCCCGAGGAGACGGCGACCGACGTCGTGAGTCGGGCCATCGAAACCGGCGAGACGGTCCGTCAGACTGGCCCAGCGGCCGGCGCTACCGATAACTCAGACGTGACTGCCACGCTCGCGGTTCCGGCGAGTATCGTCGACGAGGTCATCGTCGTCCTGGTCACACGAGCGACATCTACCGACGAGATCGGCGCAGAGCACGCCGAACCCCTCGAGATACTGGCTTCACACGCAGCGACGGCGATCAGTAACATTCGATCGCGCGAGGAACTCGAACGCGCCCGACAGGACCTCGAGACGCGCAAGGAGATGATCGAACTGTACGACCGACTGCTCCGACACGATCTCGGAAACGATCTCCAGGTCATCACCGGATTCACCGACTTCGTGGCTGACAACGTCGAGGACGACGACACGGTGGAGTACGTCGAACGCATCCAGCGCGCGGCCGAGGACGCCGCTGATCTGGTCGAACGCGTCGGCGATCTCGTCTCCACGCTGGAGGAGGCCGACGAACCGGAACCCAAGCCCCTCCGGCGCGAACTCGAAGAGACTGTCGAGGGGGTCGATACGCAGTACGACGATCTCGTGGTCGAGTTCGATCCAGGAGACTTCGAGTATCAGGTCTACGGCGGCGACCTCCTCGATTCGGTGTTCACGAACATCCTCTCGAACGCGGCGATTCACAACGACGACCCAGTGACGGTCTCGATCTATCCCGAACAGCCGGATCCGGGGACGGTCGTCGTCGGCTTCGCGGACGACGGGGATGGCGTTGCCGAGGAGGTCCGCGACGAAATCTTCGAGATGGGTCGAAAGGGACCGGAAAGTGACGGGACCGGCCTCGGACTCGGGTTCGTGCGGGCGCTGACCGAATCCTACGGCGGGACGGTCGAACTCCGAGAGAGCGGGTCTGGTGGGGCCGACTTCCGGGTCGTCCTCGACCGCGCCTGA
- a CDS encoding PPOX class F420-dependent oxidoreductase yields MPAIPETFHDLFEKQTFAHLTTMTPAGEPHTTPVWIDYDAEADRILVNTERGRRKERNVARDPTVSVSMTDPDNPYRFLSVTGEVDATTTDGAREHIDALAQRYLGEDEYPTPIETERVNLRIRPDDVITGDVE; encoded by the coding sequence ATGCCAGCCATCCCCGAGACGTTTCACGATCTCTTCGAGAAGCAGACGTTCGCCCACCTGACGACGATGACTCCCGCGGGAGAGCCACACACGACGCCGGTCTGGATCGACTACGATGCCGAGGCCGACCGAATTCTGGTCAACACCGAACGTGGACGACGCAAGGAGCGAAACGTGGCCCGCGACCCCACGGTCTCGGTGAGCATGACCGACCCGGACAACCCCTATCGGTTTCTGTCGGTGACCGGAGAAGTCGACGCGACGACGACCGACGGCGCGCGCGAACACATCGACGCCCTCGCACAGCGGTACCTGGGCGAGGACGAGTACCCGACACCGATCGAGACCGAGCGGGTCAACCTCCGGATCAGGCCCGACGACGTGATCACTGGCGACGTGGAGTAA
- a CDS encoding MBL fold metallo-hydrolase: MRLTFLGTGSAMPTGERNQTGLLLENTEDRLLLENTEDRLLLDCGSGVLDALSATEPGYTKLDAVILTHHHLDHVADLLPLLKARWLSDAPRISIAGPPGTEALLDELLDVHVYLRKHVDPDVTDIEAGETTLAGFDVAAGETRHSMAGFGYRLSPAGTDEPAIVFSGDTAASPGILSMADGADVLVHDCSFPDDVETDNHATPASLGNALADADADVGALYLTHLYPHTDGHHEEMIASVREHYDGKVAVASDGLTVEL; encoded by the coding sequence ATGCGACTGACGTTCCTGGGCACCGGCAGCGCCATGCCGACCGGTGAGCGCAATCAGACCGGATTGCTGCTCGAAAATACTGAAGACAGATTGCTGCTCGAAAATACTGAAGACAGATTGCTGCTCGACTGCGGGAGCGGCGTCCTCGACGCGCTTTCGGCGACCGAACCCGGCTACACCAAGCTCGACGCCGTTATCCTCACTCACCACCATCTCGATCACGTCGCCGACCTGCTTCCCCTCCTGAAAGCCCGCTGGCTGTCGGACGCGCCTCGGATCAGCATCGCCGGACCGCCCGGAACCGAAGCCCTGCTCGACGAACTACTCGACGTCCACGTCTATCTCCGAAAACACGTCGATCCGGACGTCACCGACATCGAGGCCGGTGAGACGACCCTCGCCGGGTTCGACGTGGCGGCGGGGGAGACACGACACTCGATGGCCGGTTTCGGGTACCGACTCTCGCCGGCCGGGACGGACGAGCCAGCGATCGTCTTCAGCGGCGATACGGCGGCGTCCCCGGGAATTCTCTCGATGGCCGACGGGGCCGACGTGCTGGTCCACGACTGCTCGTTCCCCGACGACGTCGAGACCGACAATCATGCGACGCCTGCCTCGCTCGGGAACGCGCTCGCCGACGCAGACGCCGATGTCGGGGCGCTCTATCTTACACACCTCTATCCGCATACGGACGGCCATCACGAGGAGATGATCGCGTCGGTTCGCGAGCACTACGACGGCAAGGTCGCCGTGGCTAGCGACGGGCTGACCGTCGAGTTGTAG